Proteins co-encoded in one Sparus aurata chromosome 18, fSpaAur1.1, whole genome shotgun sequence genomic window:
- the tmem271 gene encoding transmembrane protein 271, which produces MKLSGKGLCTVFSSTLLFVCALSEVVVGLRCVSLGSMVRAHFHLGAAAGAFYSGLLVGIGQVLLGSALLFCMEKPGCRNFFLLGVVVFLLGVLTAFSGAVVDGDTASLVERKYSHYCFHSLVVNPACEQLREYQRSLVVSTVLSTLECVLGLINLVVIKRYKTAQFSRSRQCQRQRAGAIIFSEERDCSSADFQPVSYINLGVFNVFDETGAEVQSGGHPSIELPGYSPTDPELNRCFPFSYPLPSELPPAYEDIFPAEACNT; this is translated from the coding sequence ATGAAGTTGAGTGGGAAAGGACTGTGCACCGTCTTCTCCAGCACCCTCCTCTTCGTGTGCGCCCTGAGCGAAGTTGTCGTTGGATTAAGATGCGTCTCGTTGGGATCTATGGTGAGAGCGCATTTCCACCTCGGCGCCGCGGCCGGGGCTTTCTACTCCGGGCTACTTGTGGGAATCGGGCAGGTGCTGCTGGGCTCCGCGCTGCTCTTTTGCATGGAGAAGCCCGGCTGCAGGAATTTCTTTCTCCTCGGTGTTGTGGTCTTCTTGTTGGGGGTCCTCACCGCCTTCTCCGGCGCGGTGGTGGACGGGGACACGGCTTCTCTGGTGGAGAGGAAATATTCCCATTACTGCTTCCACTCTTTGGTTGTGAACCCTGCGTGCGAGCAGCTGAGGGAGTACCAGCGGAGTCTGGTCGTCTCCACTGTTCTCAGCACCTTGGAGTGCGTCCTCGGGCTCATCAACCTGGTGGTGATCAAAAGGTACAAAACAGCGCAGTTTTCTAGGAGCCGACAGTGTCAGAGGCAGCGCGCCGGCGCGATCATCTTCAGCGAGGAGCGGGACTGCTCCTCGGCGGATTTCCAGCCGGTGTCTTACATCAATTtgggtgtttttaatgtgtttgacgAGACAGGCGCAGAAGTGCAGTCAGGGGGACACCCGTCAATCGAGCTGCCGGGATACTCGCCCACGGACCCGGAGCTCAACCGTTGCTTCCCTTTCTCCTACCCGCTCCCCAGCGAACTGCCGCCCGCATACGAGGACATTTTCCCCGCTGAGGCATGCAACACATAG